The Methylomarinum sp. Ch1-1 genome contains the following window.
GCCGGCGTGTATAAATGCACAGATGCGTCAGGCAACACCAGTTATCAATCCAAACCCTGCGCCGACCGGAACAAGTCCTTTGAAATGGATATTAAAAGCGGTGCGGCGGTCGATTTAGGTCGGCAACAGCGTCAAAAACAACAGGAAGCGGAAGAACAGCAACGCTTGCAACAGCAGGAACGGCAACGTTTGTTGCAAATAGAACGACGTAACAAAGCGGCGGTAGCGGAAAGTGAGATCAACCAGGCCATGATCAAGAGCAACCCGGCTCAATATTCGCCTTTCGCGATACCGGCCTATAAGCCGGAAAAATTACCGGCCTTGGTCAAGCAGTTTGCAGAGCGCTTGCCGGACATCGAGAAATTTCGTCGTTTGGCGGCGCAAAAGGCCTTGGCCAGCGGTCAATGCCAGCGTGTTGAAGCCGATGAGTTGGATCTCAAGAGCCGGAAAAGCAAGCTGGTTTTTGTGATCGATTGCAGCAGCGGCAAGCGTTTATATTTCAATGAGATGGAGCTAACGGAACAATGAGTACAGCGAAGACCCTTTTCATTACCGGTTGTTCCAGCGGCATCGGTTATGTCACGGCGCAGGAAGTCAAAAAACGCGGTCACCGAGTTATCTGCTCGGCGCGTAAGGACGACGATGTCCAGCGTTTGCAGGCCGAGGGTTTTGAAGCCCTGCGACTGGATTTGGCCGATTCGGCAAGCATACAAGCCGCGATGCGGGAACTGATCGAACTGACCGATGGCAGTATCGACGCGGTTTTTCATAACGGCGCCTTCGGCCAGCCTGGCGCGGTGGAAGATTTGAGCCGGAAAGTGCTCAGAGAGCAGTTTGAAACTAATTTTTTCGGCGCCCATGAGCTGACCACGTCATTGTTGCCATTGATGCGCAAACAAGGCCATGGACGCATCATTTATAATAGTTCGATCCTGGGGTTTGTCGCGATGCGCTATCGCGGCGCCTACAATTCCAGCAAATTCGCCCTGGAGGGCTTGGCCGATACGCTAAGGATCGAACTGCATGGCACGAACATACACATCGTTCTGATCGAACCGGGGCCGATCGAGAGCGATTTCCGCAAAAATGCCTACGCGTTGTACAAAAAGAATATCGATCCCGAGCGCAGCTTTCATAAAGAGACCTATCGAGCGATGGAGCAGCGCTTGCAAAAGCAAGGTCCGGCGGCCCCTTTTACCCTGCCGGCGGCAGCGGTTGCCGAAAAAGTTGTGCATGCGTTGGAGGCCAAAAAGCCCAAAATCCGTTACTATGTGACCTTTCCTACCTATTTGTTCGCTTATTTAAAGCGTTTGTTGCCGATGTCCTGGTTGGATTATCTGCTCAGATCGGTGCAATGAATGCAGCAGTTGCAGGAATTTCCAATCAATTGCCCCTATTGCGGTGAAAACATTACGGTTTTAGTCGATGCCTCATCGGGTGGGCAGCAATATTATGAAGACTGTCAGGTTTGTTGTGCGCCGATTTTCATTACTTTAGAGATCGATGAAGAGGGGAAAATCATGCTTTCGGCCCGCAGAGATGACGAATAATTCAGCTTGAATTCAGCTTCTTTGACAGCGTTAGCGAATAAGATAGGGTCTATCCATCCATAAAATTTGTGTTAGAATCGCCCATGACATATAGCTAATGAGCATGGTGTTAATAGTTATATGCTTATTATAAAAAAACAACAATGAGGTTTTATTACATGAATATTTTAAAAAGCGCTGTCGTTGCTTTCTCTTTAGCTATCTCGATGGGGACTTTCTCCACAACAGCAGTCGCCTATGAAGAAGGTCGTACTACTTTCAGTCCAATTGATGCGATCAACATGACTGTAGAGCGTGCTCAGGCTGCCAAAGCTGCTATCGGCGCAGGCGCTGATGCGATGGAAGTTGCTGACCTGATCAAAAAAGCCAGCGATACGACTAAAGAAATCAATGCGAATGACGTCGTTGACAGAAACCGTCAACGTGCAAACGGTCACTTCAAAAAAGCGCGTCGCGCGGCTAAAAAAGGTGACCTGGAAGGCGCTACTAAGCATTTGGACAAAGGCATCGAAGGCATGGAAAAGCTGAAAGGCATGCTGTAAGCAGTTGCCGGATACAGGGCGTCAAATTGGCGCCCTATTGTTTTTCATCTCCTCTCCCTGTTCAGCTTGATCTTAGGTCTCTAGGTCGTTAGCCCCCCTCCTCTCTTTATTCAGCATAGCGCCGACGAATCGTCAGTGATCTTGGTTATAGCCATCCCGACTCTTGCCGCATTCGAAGACAACGGCACATTGAAATTTCCGGATTAAGCGCTTAAATGCGTGCAAACATCATCTCTCGCCTTGCTTTCAGGCAGCTTGCTGGATATAATTCCTAAGCTAAGAAATTACGGGGATGAATATGACAGCTAGAAATGAATTTTCTACTGTCAAGAATTTATTACTGATGCAAGTCCTGATTGCTATCTCGGTAGCGTCGGGATTTTTCGTGCTCGGCGGTTGGAAAAATGCGTTGTCTCCGTTTCTCGGGAGCAGCATTGCATTGCTGCCGAACTGTTATTTTGCCTACCGTTTATATCTGAGTAGAAACTGGGATGCAAAAAAAATCGTTCGTTCCTTCTATGCGAGCGAATCGAAAAAACTATTTTTAACGGCGGCTTTGTTTGCAATCGCCTTTCAAATCCCTGATATAAATTTATTAACACTGCTAATCGGTTATTTGGCGGTGTTGTCGACTTTTTGGTTTGCCCTGATATTGTGGCGTAATTAATGATTATTGTGAGGAAAAATGGCTAGCGAAGGTGGAGCAACCGGTTATATTGTTCATCACTTGACCCCGTTGACGGTCGGTGAAGGTTTCTGGACTCTGCATCTGGATACCCTGTTTTTTTCGGCGCTGCTGGGTGGCCTGTTTGTCTGGTTTTTTAAATCACAAGCGGACAAGGCGACCGCCGGAGTGCCCAATCTGACCCAGAATATCGCCGAAATGCTGGTGGAGTTCGTCGATGGCCAGGTCAAGGATACTTTCCACGGCCGCAGCGAGTTGATAGCGCCTTTGGGTTTGACCATTTTTTGCTGGGTGTTTTTGTGGAATTTCATGGATTTGATTCCGGTTGATTTGTTACCGTTGATCGCTAGCTTGATGGGCATGGAATATATGCGCGTGGTGCCTAGCACCGACTTGAATGCGACCTTTGCTTTATCACTGAGCGTGTTTTTCCTGATTATCTTTTACAGCGTTAAGGTAAAAGGCGTCTTCGGCTTCGCCAAAGAGCTGACCTGCACCCCTTTCGGGCCGTGGATGATGCCTTTCAACCTGTTGTTGAAAGTGGTTGAGGAAATCGCGAAACCCATTTCATTGGGGCTGCGGCTTTTCGGCAACCTTTATGCCGGTGAATTGATTTTCATCCTGATTGCTTTGCTGCCACCTTTAATGCAACCGCTGCTCAGTTTTCCATGGGCAGTGTTTCATATTCTGATCATCACGTTGCAGGCTTTTATATTCATGGTGTTGACCATCGTCTATATGAGCATGGCGCACGAAGATCACTAATTTCAAGCTTTATTCCTTTACTTTATTAATACATAACTAGGAGATTTTATGGAAATCGCATCTTTAATCGCTCAGGTTCAAGGCTTAACAGCTGTTTCTGTCGGTATCATTTTAGGTCTAGGCGCCGTCGGCACCGCGATCGGTTTCGGTCTGTTGGGCGGCAAGTTCCTGGAAGGCGCGGCTCGTCAGCCTGAATTAGTGCCTATGTTGCAGGTTAAAATGTTCATCGTTGCGGGTCTGTTGGACGCGGTCACCATGATCGGTGTTGGTATGGCTTTATTTTTCACTTTCGCGAATCCGTTCCTTGCTGCTGTACAGTCTGCTGCAGGCTGAGGTGTACCCAATTAACAACAGCTATACGAGGAAAGCATCATGAGTATCAATGCTACTCTGATCGGGCAGATGATAACGTTTACGCTTCTGGTGTGGTTCACCATGAAGTACGTTTGGCCGCCAATAATGCAGGCGTTGGAAGAACGTAAAAGCAAAATTGCCGAAGGCCTCGCCGCCGCGGAAAAGGGTCAGGAAGAAATCAGATTGGCCGAGAAAAAAGCCAAGAAAGTTCTGAAGGAAGCGAAAGAACAGGCGTCGGAAATCGTCAGTCTGGCGCAGAAACGCGCTAACGAAGTGGTTGAAGAGTCGAAGGGCAATGCGCAAAAAGAAGGCGAGCGCATGATTCAGGCCGCGAACGCGCAAATTGAACAGGAAATGCAACAAGCCAGGGAAAGCTTGCGTAAGGAAGTTTCCGCATTAGCTTTACGTGCAGCTGAACAGATTTTGCAGCAAGAAATCGACAAGGCCAAGCACAAAGACATTATCAATAAAGCCTCTGAACAACTAGGTTAAGCAATGAGTGAACTATCAACATTAGCAAGACCCTATGCGGAAGCGGCTTTTAAAAGAGCCAAAGAAGTTGGCGCTGCGGGCATTTGGTCCGATTCGTTGGCCTTCTTATCGGCAGCCATGCAGGATAAAGAATTG
Protein-coding sequences here:
- the atpE gene encoding F0F1 ATP synthase subunit C, with amino-acid sequence MEIASLIAQVQGLTAVSVGIILGLGAVGTAIGFGLLGGKFLEGAARQPELVPMLQVKMFIVAGLLDAVTMIGVGMALFFTFANPFLAAVQSAAG
- a CDS encoding CPXCG motif-containing cysteine-rich protein, with protein sequence MQQLQEFPINCPYCGENITVLVDASSGGQQYYEDCQVCCAPIFITLEIDEEGKIMLSARRDDE
- a CDS encoding F0F1 ATP synthase subunit B, which codes for MSINATLIGQMITFTLLVWFTMKYVWPPIMQALEERKSKIAEGLAAAEKGQEEIRLAEKKAKKVLKEAKEQASEIVSLAQKRANEVVEESKGNAQKEGERMIQAANAQIEQEMQQARESLRKEVSALALRAAEQILQQEIDKAKHKDIINKASEQLG
- a CDS encoding ATP synthase subunit I, with product MTARNEFSTVKNLLLMQVLIAISVASGFFVLGGWKNALSPFLGSSIALLPNCYFAYRLYLSRNWDAKKIVRSFYASESKKLFLTAALFAIAFQIPDINLLTLLIGYLAVLSTFWFALILWRN
- a CDS encoding SDR family oxidoreductase; amino-acid sequence: MSTAKTLFITGCSSGIGYVTAQEVKKRGHRVICSARKDDDVQRLQAEGFEALRLDLADSASIQAAMRELIELTDGSIDAVFHNGAFGQPGAVEDLSRKVLREQFETNFFGAHELTTSLLPLMRKQGHGRIIYNSSILGFVAMRYRGAYNSSKFALEGLADTLRIELHGTNIHIVLIEPGPIESDFRKNAYALYKKNIDPERSFHKETYRAMEQRLQKQGPAAPFTLPAAAVAEKVVHALEAKKPKIRYYVTFPTYLFAYLKRLLPMSWLDYLLRSVQ
- a CDS encoding DUF4124 domain-containing protein, whose protein sequence is MKKTILMIAALFSGGSFAGVYKCTDASGNTSYQSKPCADRNKSFEMDIKSGAAVDLGRQQRQKQQEAEEQQRLQQQERQRLLQIERRNKAAVAESEINQAMIKSNPAQYSPFAIPAYKPEKLPALVKQFAERLPDIEKFRRLAAQKALASGQCQRVEADELDLKSRKSKLVFVIDCSSGKRLYFNEMELTEQ
- the atpB gene encoding F0F1 ATP synthase subunit A, giving the protein MASEGGATGYIVHHLTPLTVGEGFWTLHLDTLFFSALLGGLFVWFFKSQADKATAGVPNLTQNIAEMLVEFVDGQVKDTFHGRSELIAPLGLTIFCWVFLWNFMDLIPVDLLPLIASLMGMEYMRVVPSTDLNATFALSLSVFFLIIFYSVKVKGVFGFAKELTCTPFGPWMMPFNLLLKVVEEIAKPISLGLRLFGNLYAGELIFILIALLPPLMQPLLSFPWAVFHILIITLQAFIFMVLTIVYMSMAHEDH